One part of the Excalfactoria chinensis isolate bCotChi1 chromosome 8, bCotChi1.hap2, whole genome shotgun sequence genome encodes these proteins:
- the AXDND1 gene encoding LOW QUALITY PROTEIN: axonemal dynein light chain domain-containing protein 1 (The sequence of the model RefSeq protein was modified relative to this genomic sequence to represent the inferred CDS: substituted 1 base at 1 genomic stop codon) translates to MPTNGMPPKADGRKMSDSLCMGSVSKDRSEIPSLRGTLRMLDHIRPVSPSLEYSFVPEEICRSLTCASSSVGSPDYLQCQRKTKSIEGFRGCLQSPDRLWHYPNRRSKFRHLTDHPVSLTGAGRDVSYLCDVVIQEEKKTVGLKSSFSRSPQEQSSATASSTPQETLADSLVPEEFHIVRKQGVLPLKYFDDKYTTLLEDSEKRLRLFPSMKPAGRLEVIQLMEAMDSMLEKAGVDELIAVTGPSQLHNMLELMKAEQNIYNIVFHELIRQVSVDCMERGQLLSKLRQRYVDLLERVPQQMKALYKKMMTQRLIDRHITEVLLYFKECVAHLVSELYEVREHDCKVTKEAEKAQEEIAAAMREAEANANLLEQYRELYELQRRRLEDQVLAVARERNIWSSAAYDLALKIIERNQLTLVRRLHIGGKALDKVLKHFIILLGSKDLRDLADLQEETEQFKGILGHVGAEIEHLEESSKEKLQIVCRSLNKWLQYHNLEQKSPMKEELLDEISEDMKLLINMLKEDTQLYAGEAILAKTESLRSAARIQEHWTKLGETVLSRHRDLTGALLPQHAALEEINQSARELYQQYNTRISGNNGTARFLTDLVRSMEDWLFKAQKLTQGSGMHETELHMFYHMIPSWLAQVDALMSIIGSSQLHKAEKDMEPHFPVVPSSLFKMIRQWILSMNTEVEKSAMRLNEEVTELHRNLTLWLVNLLRYMIADHLSCECPEEQETDFEMAKEIRLQSVQELQEKAEELVVKMCDLSGSITSCCRGIVSTIVRKKQSRKDSEADFELEELNKLKTECCNWIHVCSLLLSEIKGTPVTFLHLEELRNLFGSEVYIDCICCFRLNPFEXRSALKFLSEAAMIQFEGSSSMETSMYSKLQDLELQLKFKDTIISSTQEGLKAEDANSKKQPIAEKETPTVKEKIVPMQQPGASTDDMSEGDEATADMIRYVGQDLNIHLKSLKSDIISVTGREMAASKPSTPFSQKEFEALALLEHLQVQLLETEIRAQNAEQRSEDFEKKLQEALERIQELESELEKRSEVVPEPTPKEGQGQDNH, encoded by the exons ATGCCCACCAATGGAATGCCACCAAAGgcagatggaaggaaaatgagCGATTCCTTGTGCATGGGATCTGTCAGCAAGGACCGTTCAG AGATTCCTTCGTTAAGGGGCACATTGAGGATGCTGGACCACATCAGGCCTGTTTCTCCCTCCTTGGAGTACAGTTTTGTTCCAGAAGAGATTTGCCGATCCCTGACCTGTGCTAGCAGTTCTGTTGGCAGCCCAGACTACTTACAGTGCCAACGAAAAACAAAGAGCATAGAGGGCTTCAGG ggctgcctgcaaAGCCCAGATCGGCTTTGGCATTATCCTAATCGTCGGAGCAAGTTCAGACACCTGACAGACCACCCTGTCAGTTTGACAGGCGCTGGAAG GGATGTCTCTTACTTGTGTGATGTTGTGatccaagaagaaaagaaaacagtgggtCTCAAAAGCTCTTTTTCTCGGAGTCCTCAGGAACAAAGCAGTGCTACAGCCTCAAGTACTCCT CAAGAAACCCTAGCAGATAGTCTGGTTCCTGAGGAATTCCACATAGTGAGAAAACAGGGAGTTTTGCCCTTGAAATACTTTGATGA taAATATACAACTCTGCTTGAAgacagtgagaagagactgCGTCTGTTCCCATCCAT GAAACCTGCTGGGAGGTTAGAGGTCATACAACTGATGGAGGCAATGGACAGCATGTTGGAAAAAGCTGGAGTAGATGAGCTGATTGCAGTAACAGGGCCTTCACAG CTGCACAACATGCTGGAGCTGATGAAGGCGGAGCAGAACATTTACAACATAGTTTTCCATGAGCTGATTCGGCAGGTCAGCGTGGACTGCATGGAGAGAGGACAGCTGCTTTCTAAGCTCAG ACAGAGGTATGTGGATCTCCTGGAACGTGTTCCTCAGCAGATGAAGGCACTCTACAAAAAAATGATGACTCAGCGACTGATTGACAGACATATTACAGAAGTACTACTCTATTTTAAGGAGTGCGTTGCGCATCTGGTCAG tgAGTTATATGAGGTACGAGAACATGACTGCAAGGTGaccaaagaagcagaaaaagctcAAGAGGAGATAGCTGCAGCCATGCGAGAGGCAGAGGCAAATGCAAA CCTTTTGGAACAGTATCGAGAGTTATATGAGTTACAGAGGAGAAGGCTGGAAGACCAGGTTCTGGCAGTAGCTCGGGAGAGAAACATTTGGAGCTCAGCTGCATATGACCTGGCTCTGAAG ATAATAGAAAGAAACCAGCTCACATTGGTTCGCAGGCTCCACATTGGTGGGAAGGCTCTGGACAAAGTTCTCAAGCATTTCATTATCCTCTTGGGTTCAAAG GATCTGAGAGACCTTGCTGATCTACAGGAGGAGACCGAGCAGTTCAAAGGAATATTAGGTCACGTTGGAGCAGAGATAGAGCATTTGGAGGAATCCAGCaaggaaaaactgcaaattGTGTGCAGAAGCCTCAACAAGTGGCTTCAGTACCATAACTT AGAACAAAAATCACCA ATGAAAGAAGAGCTATTGGATGAAATCTCAGAAGATATGAAGCTCTTAATAAAC atgctgAAGGAAGACACTCAGCTGTATGCAGGGGAGGCAATTCTAGCCAAGACTGAAAGTCTCAGGAGTGCTGCCAGGATACAGGAACACTGGACAAAGTTAGGAGAAACGGTGCTGAGTCGACACCGGGACTTAACTGGAGCATTGCTCCCACAGCACGCTGCCCTGGAAGAAATAAACCAAAGTGCACGTGAACTCTATCAGCAATATAATACAAGGATAAGTGGGAATAATG gCACAGCCAGATTTTTGACAGACTTGGTGAGAAGCATGGAAGATTGGTTATTCAAGGCTCAAAAGCTAACACAAGGTTCTGGCATGCATGAAACTGAACTGCACATGTTTTATCACATGATTCCTTCATGGTTGGCCCAAGTGGATGCATTAATGAGCATTATAGGCTCCAGCCAGTTGCATAAAGCTGAAAAGGATATGGAACCGCATTTCCC ggtgGTACCTAGCAGTTTATTTAAGATGATTCGGCAATGGATTTTGTCCATGAACACTGAGGTTGAGAAGAGTGCCATGCGTCTTAATGAAGAA GTGACTGAACTGCACAGGAACTTGACCCTGTGGCTGGTGAATTTGCTGCGATATATGATTGCGGATCACTTGTCCTGTGAATGTCCGGAGGAACAAGAGACAGACTTTGAGATGGCTAAGGAGATCAGACTTCAGAGTGTTCAGGAACtacaggaaaaagcagaagagctggTTGTCAAGATGTGTGACCTGTCTGGTTCTATAACCAG CTGCTGCCGTGGGATTGTCAGCACAATCGTTCGAAAGAAACAGTCAAGGAAGGATTCAGAAGCTGATTTTGAGCTAGAGGAGCTAAATAAGCTCAAG ACTGAGTGCTGTAATTGGATTCATGTGTGTAGCCTTCTCCTTTCAGAGATCAAAGGCACTCCAGTTACCTTTCTGCATTTAGAAGAACTGAGAAACCTCTTTGGATCAGAGGTATATATTGACTGCATTTGCTGTTTTAGGTTGAACCCGTTTGAATGAAGATCTGCTTTAAAATTTCTAAGTGAAGCAGCTATGATTCAATTTGAGGGAAGCTCTAGCATGGAGACTTCCATGTACTCAAAGCTGCA GGACTTG GAATTGCAATTGAAGTTTAAGGACACTATCATTTCTTCAACTCAAGAAGGGCTTAAAGCTGAGGATGccaacagcaaaaagcaaccaatagcagagaaagaaacaccaacagtaaaagagaaaattgtCCCTATGCAG CAACCAGGTGCTAGTACAGATGATATGAGTGAAGGTGATGAAGCTACTGCAGACATGATCAGATATGTAGGACAAGACTTGAACATCCACCTGAAGTCCCTGAAGTCAGACATCATTTCAGTTACGGGG AGAGAGATGGCTGCCAGCAAGCCATCAACTCccttttctcagaaagagttTGAAGCTCTGGCACTGCTGGAACATCTGCAAGTGCAGCTTCT